The Pelagibacterium halotolerans B2 genome has a segment encoding these proteins:
- a CDS encoding cytochrome b, whose product MGLKSTQDRYGAVAIAIHWITAAMIVALIALGLNAASATDDSARRALLLPHIALGLLTLALTLFRIAWWAFADRKPARPAGVPLVQLRIAEIVHMLIYAAIIALAASGIATNVVGGVIAALTSGTPIPDLDALAPRQAHGLLARLFLLLLTIHIAAALYHHFVRRDGLLARMGIGKART is encoded by the coding sequence ATGGGCCTCAAGAGCACTCAGGACCGCTACGGCGCCGTCGCCATCGCCATCCATTGGATCACCGCGGCCATGATCGTGGCACTCATCGCATTGGGTCTCAACGCCGCGTCAGCCACCGACGACAGCGCCCGGCGCGCGCTTCTTCTGCCCCATATCGCCCTGGGCCTGCTCACGCTCGCCCTCACGCTGTTCCGCATCGCGTGGTGGGCCTTTGCCGACCGCAAACCGGCCCGGCCCGCCGGCGTCCCTCTTGTCCAGCTACGCATCGCCGAAATCGTCCACATGCTCATTTACGCGGCTATCATCGCACTCGCCGCCTCGGGCATCGCCACCAATGTTGTTGGCGGGGTCATTGCAGCGCTGACATCCGGCACGCCGATCCCCGACCTTGATGCCCTGGCGCCGCGGCAGGCCCATGGCCTCCTGGCCCGCCTTTTCCTTCTGCTGCTCACCATCCACATCGCCGCCGCCCTCTACCACCATTTCGTCCGCCGTGATGGCCTCCTGGCCCGTATGGGGATTGGCAAGGCAAGGACTTGA
- a CDS encoding GNAT family N-acetyltransferase, which produces MSDLTIRNATVDDLPFIVGLIAHDTVLDLIDDPAQAHGPDYLAAFQAISSDPNQVLLVAQIDAASVGTFQLTFTPGIFRRGGWRCTIEAVHVSPEHRNKRIGEKMMARAVEMAKERGCTMVQLTSNKKRTDAHRFYERLGFSKSHEGFKLYI; this is translated from the coding sequence ATGTCCGACCTCACAATCCGCAACGCAACCGTTGACGACTTGCCCTTCATCGTCGGACTGATCGCCCACGACACGGTTCTGGACCTGATAGACGATCCCGCGCAGGCGCATGGCCCCGACTATCTGGCGGCATTTCAGGCCATCAGCTCCGATCCCAATCAGGTCTTGCTGGTCGCGCAAATCGATGCCGCCAGTGTGGGAACCTTCCAACTGACTTTCACACCGGGCATTTTCCGCCGCGGCGGCTGGCGCTGCACCATCGAGGCCGTTCACGTCTCGCCCGAGCATCGCAACAAGCGGATCGGCGAAAAGATGATGGCCAGGGCCGTTGAAATGGCAAAGGAGAGGGGCTGCACGATGGTACAGCTCACCTCGAACAAGAAAAGAACCGACGCGCACCGCTTTTACGAGCGCCTCGGCTTTTCAAAGAGCCATGAAGGCTTCAAGCTTTACATCTGA
- a CDS encoding aldo/keto reductase, translated as MTQQSFIELSDGNTIPQVGLGTWKLDSANMQAVVEAAIAAGYRHFDTAYAYRNEAALGAALKASGVGEDELFITSKLPSGRHGFESTLRTFDETMANLGVDVLDLYLIHWPMPKTGNFVDTFKAFITLKEEGRIKSIGVSNFHQAHLEKLMKETGVTPVVNQIELSPAFQQKELRAFNEKHGITTESWSPLGRGDVLENPTIREIAQKHGRTPGQVTIRWHIQNGLIVIPKSANPQRIAENFGVFDFALDDEDMGKIATLDSVDGRTGVNPDEGEFLQV; from the coding sequence ATGACGCAGCAGAGTTTTATCGAGCTTTCGGACGGAAACACCATTCCCCAGGTCGGCTTGGGGACCTGGAAGCTCGATAGTGCGAACATGCAGGCCGTGGTGGAAGCGGCGATTGCCGCCGGGTACCGGCATTTCGACACGGCCTATGCCTATCGCAACGAGGCCGCGCTCGGTGCGGCACTCAAGGCGTCCGGGGTCGGGGAAGACGAATTGTTCATCACCAGCAAGCTGCCCAGCGGGCGGCATGGGTTTGAGTCGACGCTCAGAACGTTCGACGAAACCATGGCCAATCTGGGCGTGGATGTGCTCGATCTCTATCTGATCCACTGGCCGATGCCCAAGACCGGCAATTTCGTCGACACGTTCAAGGCGTTCATCACATTGAAGGAAGAGGGCAGGATCAAGTCGATTGGGGTTTCCAATTTCCATCAGGCGCATCTGGAAAAGCTGATGAAAGAGACGGGCGTGACGCCTGTGGTCAATCAGATCGAACTTTCGCCGGCATTTCAGCAGAAGGAGCTTCGCGCCTTCAACGAGAAGCATGGCATCACCACGGAAAGCTGGAGCCCGTTGGGGCGGGGCGATGTGCTGGAAAATCCCACCATCAGGGAGATCGCGCAAAAGCATGGCCGTACGCCAGGGCAGGTCACCATTCGCTGGCATATCCAGAACGGGCTTATCGTCATTCCCAAATCGGCAAATCCGCAGCGGATCGCCGAGAACTTCGGCGTTTTCGACTTCGCACTCGATGACGAGGATATGGGAAAGATCGCAACGCTGGACAGCGTGGACGGTCGGACCGGCGTCAATCCCGATGAAGGAGAATTCCTGCAGGTCTAG
- the carB gene encoding carbamoyl-phosphate synthase large subunit has protein sequence MPKRTDIKSILIIGAGPIIIGQACEFDYSGTQACKALREEGYRIILVNSNPATIMTDPDVADATYMEPITPEVVAKIIEKERPDALLPTMGGQTALNCALSLNKMGVLEKFGVEMIGANAEAIDKAEDRELFRDAMTKIGLDTPKSRLAHNTIESLQALEDIGLPAIIRPSFTLGGTGGGIAYNREEYLAICESGIDASPTNEVLIEESVLGWKEYEMEVVRDKKDNCIIVCSIENIDPMGVHTGDSITVAPALTLTDKEYQIMRDASLAVLREIGVETGGSNVQFAINPADGRMIVIEMNPRVSRSSALASKATGFPIAKVAARLAVGYTLDELENDITGGATPASFEPTIDYVVTKIPRFAFEKFPGADNRLTTSMKSVGEAMAIGRTFPESLQKALRSLETGLTGLNEIGIPGLGEGDDKNAVKAALGTPTPDRLLWVAEAMRRGYDHQMIHEACRIDPWFLEQLQAIVDTEAKVREHGLPETEGQMRSLKAMGFSDARLAELSGKSSKDVRTHRHALGVRPVYKRIDTSAAEFASPTAYMYSSYEAPFAGALADEANPSDRKKVVILGGGPNRIGQGIEFDYCCCHAAFALSDAGYETIMVNCNPETVSTDYDTSDRLYFEPLTEEDVLEILKTEQQNGTLHGVIVQFGGQTPLKLANAIERAGIPILGTQPDKIDLAEDRDQFMKLLNRLDLTQPRNGIAYSLEQSRIVAEGLGFPLVIRPSNVLGGRAMMICHSADDFERYVQSTLTELVPPEIRHKYPNDKTGQINSVLAANPLLFDSYLQGAVEIDVDCLCDGTDVFVAGIMEHIEEAGIHSGDSACSLPPHSLSPEIIAELKRQAAEMARALNVGGLMNVQFALKDGTLYVLEVNPRASRTVPFVAKVIGYPIAKIAARIMAGEKLASFNLEEREIKHIAIKEAVFPFARFPGVDTVLGPEMKSTGEVIGLDTDYATAFAKSQLGSGTKVPREGTVFVSVRDEDKATIVDSIRDLANAGFKIIATGGTQRFLADKGIECTKINKVLEGRPHIVDAIKNGEVQLVINTTDGVKAVSDSRDIRRAALMSKVPYYTTIPGTVAAVQGILAYRSGNFSVRALQDYFAA, from the coding sequence ATGCCCAAACGCACAGACATCAAATCCATCCTCATCATCGGGGCTGGGCCGATCATTATCGGCCAGGCCTGCGAGTTCGATTATTCGGGAACTCAGGCCTGCAAGGCTCTGCGCGAAGAAGGCTATCGCATCATTCTGGTGAACTCCAATCCGGCGACGATCATGACCGATCCCGACGTCGCCGATGCCACCTATATGGAGCCCATCACCCCCGAAGTCGTCGCCAAGATCATCGAAAAGGAGCGCCCCGACGCGCTGCTGCCAACCATGGGCGGCCAGACGGCACTCAATTGCGCCCTCTCGCTCAACAAGATGGGCGTGCTTGAAAAATTCGGCGTCGAAATGATCGGCGCCAACGCCGAAGCCATCGACAAGGCCGAGGACCGCGAGCTGTTCCGCGACGCGATGACCAAGATCGGGCTCGATACCCCCAAATCCCGCCTCGCCCACAACACCATCGAATCGCTCCAGGCCCTCGAAGATATCGGCCTGCCCGCCATCATCCGCCCGTCCTTTACGCTCGGCGGCACCGGCGGCGGCATCGCCTACAACCGCGAGGAATATCTCGCCATCTGCGAAAGCGGCATCGATGCCTCGCCCACCAATGAAGTCCTGATCGAGGAATCCGTCCTCGGCTGGAAAGAATACGAGATGGAGGTTGTCCGCGACAAAAAGGACAACTGCATCATCGTCTGCTCGATCGAAAATATCGATCCCATGGGCGTCCATACAGGCGATTCCATCACCGTCGCCCCGGCCCTGACGCTGACCGACAAGGAATACCAGATCATGCGCGACGCCTCGCTGGCGGTACTGCGCGAGATCGGTGTGGAAACCGGCGGGTCCAACGTCCAGTTCGCCATCAATCCCGCCGATGGCCGCATGATCGTCATCGAAATGAACCCGCGCGTGTCGCGCTCCTCGGCGCTGGCGTCCAAGGCCACCGGCTTTCCCATCGCCAAGGTCGCCGCGCGCCTCGCTGTCGGCTACACGCTCGACGAGCTCGAAAACGACATCACCGGCGGCGCCACCCCCGCTTCGTTCGAGCCGACAATCGATTATGTCGTCACCAAGATCCCGCGCTTCGCCTTCGAAAAATTCCCCGGTGCCGACAATCGCCTGACCACGTCGATGAAATCGGTCGGCGAAGCCATGGCCATCGGCCGCACCTTCCCCGAATCCCTGCAAAAGGCGCTGCGCTCGCTCGAGACCGGACTGACCGGCCTCAACGAAATCGGCATTCCCGGCCTCGGCGAAGGCGACGACAAGAATGCCGTCAAGGCTGCGCTCGGCACGCCCACGCCCGACCGTCTGCTCTGGGTCGCCGAAGCCATGCGGCGCGGCTATGACCACCAGATGATCCATGAGGCATGCCGCATCGATCCGTGGTTCCTCGAACAGCTCCAGGCCATCGTCGATACCGAAGCCAAGGTGCGCGAACATGGTCTGCCCGAAACCGAAGGCCAGATGCGCAGCCTCAAGGCAATGGGCTTTTCCGATGCCCGCCTTGCCGAACTGTCGGGCAAGTCGTCAAAGGATGTGCGCACCCACCGCCACGCCCTCGGCGTGCGCCCGGTTTACAAGCGCATCGACACCTCCGCTGCCGAATTCGCTTCGCCGACCGCCTATATGTATTCGAGCTATGAAGCGCCGTTTGCCGGCGCGCTCGCCGATGAGGCCAATCCGTCCGACCGCAAGAAGGTCGTCATCCTCGGCGGCGGCCCCAACCGCATCGGCCAGGGCATCGAGTTCGATTATTGCTGCTGCCACGCCGCCTTCGCGCTGTCCGATGCCGGCTATGAAACCATCATGGTCAACTGCAATCCCGAGACCGTCTCCACCGACTACGACACTTCGGACCGGCTCTATTTCGAGCCGCTGACCGAGGAAGACGTTCTCGAAATTCTAAAGACCGAACAGCAGAACGGCACGCTGCACGGCGTCATCGTCCAGTTCGGTGGCCAGACTCCATTGAAGCTGGCCAACGCCATCGAACGCGCCGGCATCCCGATCCTGGGCACCCAGCCCGACAAGATCGATCTGGCCGAAGACCGCGACCAGTTCATGAAGCTCTTGAACCGGCTCGATCTCACCCAGCCGCGCAACGGTATCGCCTATTCGCTCGAACAGTCGCGCATCGTTGCCGAGGGCCTGGGCTTCCCGCTCGTTATCCGCCCGTCCAACGTTCTGGGCGGCCGCGCCATGATGATCTGCCACTCGGCAGATGATTTCGAGCGCTATGTTCAGTCCACCCTGACCGAACTCGTGCCCCCCGAAATCCGGCACAAATATCCCAATGACAAGACCGGCCAGATCAATTCGGTCCTCGCCGCCAACCCGCTGTTGTTCGACAGCTATCTCCAGGGCGCCGTCGAAATCGACGTCGATTGCCTGTGCGATGGCACCGATGTGTTCGTGGCCGGCATCATGGAACACATCGAGGAAGCCGGCATCCATTCGGGCGACAGCGCCTGTTCGCTCCCACCCCATTCGCTCAGCCCCGAAATCATCGCCGAGCTCAAACGCCAGGCCGCCGAAATGGCCCGCGCCCTCAATGTTGGCGGTCTGATGAACGTGCAGTTCGCCTTGAAAGACGGCACCCTCTACGTCCTCGAAGTGAACCCCCGCGCCTCGCGTACAGTGCCATTCGTCGCCAAGGTCATCGGTTACCCGATCGCCAAGATCGCCGCGCGCATCATGGCCGGCGAAAAGCTCGCATCCTTCAATCTCGAAGAGCGCGAAATCAAGCACATCGCGATCAAGGAGGCAGTCTTCCCCTTCGCCCGCTTCCCCGGCGTCGATACGGTTCTCGGCCCGGAAATGAAATCGACCGGCGAAGTGATCGGTCTCGACACCGACTACGCCACCGCCTTTGCCAAATCCCAGCTCGGCAGCGGCACCAAGGTTCCGCGTGAAGGCACGGTGTTCGTCTCGGTCCGCGACGAGGACAAGGCCACCATCGTCGACTCTATCCGCGACCTGGCCAATGCCGGCTTCAAGATCATCGCCACCGGCGGCACCCAGCGGTTTCTGGCCGATAAGGGCATCGAGTGCACCAAGATCAACAAGGTGCTCGAAGGCCGCCCGCACATCGTCGATGCCATCAAGAACGGTGAGGTCCAACTGGTCATCAACACCACCGATGGCGTCAAGGCCGTATCCGACAGCCGTGACATCCGCCGCGCCGCTCTGATGAGCAAGGTGCCCTACTACACGACCATCCCCGGCACGGTTGCAGCCGTCCAGGGCATCCTCGCCTACCGCAGCGGCAATTTCTCGGTGAGAGCGCTGCAGGACTATTTCGCAGCCTGA